Proteins from a genomic interval of Phlebotomus papatasi isolate M1 chromosome 3, Ppap_2.1, whole genome shotgun sequence:
- the LOC129806395 gene encoding SH3 domain-binding protein 5 isoform X1: protein MSVDSNTPLDPRVQVELEKLNSATDDINKFEVELDEAKSEFKRLLAESVEKIKQSAHKLGNSIETAKPYYEARLYASQLAKETQMASVNYEKARSVHAAAKEMVYLAEQGLGEKSTLDTACQEMLSHAASRVNQSQLECTDTRNVLKICELKQEVANNRVAKLQAQLKSAIRSSSMNIRRNLLLINLLAYQRELCFLPYYETRANYNGLLKSQKQKVNDLEARVSDAKMTYNEALKNLERISEEIHKMRKERQAIEVEYGASNSSQIESNDEYLDFPPKLSTKSSPVRQQRFPPLDCPHLLRDIDVRSFGGTSSESNGYQTDDTSPIKLDGMSNLNVDEWTEIRLSNSESTSSGYSQNTNGADDQTPVDSDSFSSSEESRKVTCTTVFQNEDDGIVGKKKSEGITTWISKSSLKNTGRRQSLDLLIDASDKVKDVFAQGFQRVGKTLERRNSESEVNSESHDFFLFKSDNKDGLSDEQVENLNLDQDSEIYRNNDIDISKK from the exons ATGTCTGTAGACAGCAATACTCCACTGGATCCAAGAGTTCAG gtgGAACTGGAGAAACTCAATTCAGCGACTGatgatataaataaatttgaagtgGAGCTCGAT GAAGCAAAGTCTGAATTTAAGCGACTTCTGGCTGAGAGTGTGGAAAAAATCAAACAATCAGCTCATAAATTGGGAAATTCCATTGAAACAGCCAAGCCGTACTATGAAGCACGTCTCTATGCTTCCCAATTGGCCAAAGAGACACAAATGGCAAGTGTTAATTATGAAAAAGCCCGATCAGTTCATGCTGCAGCCAAGGAGATGGTCTACCTGGCTGAACAGGGCTTAGGAGAGAAATCAACTCTAGATACAGCTTGCCAGGAAATGCTCAGCCATGCTGCTAGTCGTGTCAATCAGTCACAGCTCGAGTGCACGGATACTCGAAATGTACTGAAGATTTGCGAACTTAAGCAGGAAGTGGCCAATAATCGCGTAGCAAAGCTTCAAGCACAGCTAAAAAGTGCAATTAGATCCTCAAG CATGAATATTCGAAGAAATCTTctgttaattaatttattggcCTACCAGCGAGAATTATGCTTTTT GCCCTACTACGAGACTAGGGCTAACTACAATGGATTGCTAAAGTCTCAAAAACAGAAAGTCAATGATTTGGAGGCCAGAGTGTCAGATGCCAAGATGACCTACAATGAGGCTCTGAAGAATCTCGAGAGGATCTCAGAGGAGATTCACAAAATGAGAAAGGAGAGACAGGCAATTGAAGTGGAGTATGGTGCTTCGAATTCTAGTCAAATTGAGTCAAATGATGAGTACCTGGACTTTCCGCCAAAGTTATCCACAAAATCGAGTCCTGTGCGGCAACAGAGATTTCCACCGCTCGATTGTCCGCATTTGCTGCGTGACATTGATGTAAGGAGCTTTGGGGGAACATCCTCGGAGAGCAATGGGTATCAGACGGACGATACGTCTCCGATTAAATTGGATGGGATGAGTAATTTGAATGTGGACGAATGGACGGAGATtagattgtcaaattctgaaagTACAAGCTCTGGATATTCACAAAATACAAATGGGGCAGATGATCAAACTCCCGTTGACAGTGATAGTTTCAGTTCAAGTGAAGAGAGCCGCAAGGTGACATGCACAACAGTTTTCCAGAATGAGGACGATGGGATTGtggggaagaagaagagtgagggAATTACAACGTGGATTTCAAAGTCTAGTCTGAAGAATACGGGTCGAAGGCAGAGCCTGGATCTGCTGATTGATGCCAGTGATAAAGTTAAGGATGTCTTTGCACAGGGATTCCAGAGGGTGGGAAAGACCCTCGAGAGGAGGAATAGCGAATCAGAAGTCAACAGTGAAAGCCATGATTTCTTTCTCTTCAA gtCAGATAACAAAGATGGATTGTCGGATGAACAGgtggaaaatttgaatttagatCAAGATTCCGAAATTTACCGGAACAATGACATcgacatatccaaaaaataa
- the LOC129806395 gene encoding SH3 domain-binding protein 5 isoform X2 yields the protein MSVDSNTPLDPRVQVELEKLNSATDDINKFEVELDEAKSEFKRLLAESVEKIKQSAHKLGNSIETAKPYYEARLYASQLAKETQMASVNYEKARSVHAAAKEMVYLAEQGLGEKSTLDTACQEMLSHAASRVNQSQLECTDTRNVLKICELKQEVANNRVAKLQAQLKSAIRSSRPYYETRANYNGLLKSQKQKVNDLEARVSDAKMTYNEALKNLERISEEIHKMRKERQAIEVEYGASNSSQIESNDEYLDFPPKLSTKSSPVRQQRFPPLDCPHLLRDIDVRSFGGTSSESNGYQTDDTSPIKLDGMSNLNVDEWTEIRLSNSESTSSGYSQNTNGADDQTPVDSDSFSSSEESRKVTCTTVFQNEDDGIVGKKKSEGITTWISKSSLKNTGRRQSLDLLIDASDKVKDVFAQGFQRVGKTLERRNSESEVNSESHDFFLFKSDNKDGLSDEQVENLNLDQDSEIYRNNDIDISKK from the exons ATGTCTGTAGACAGCAATACTCCACTGGATCCAAGAGTTCAG gtgGAACTGGAGAAACTCAATTCAGCGACTGatgatataaataaatttgaagtgGAGCTCGAT GAAGCAAAGTCTGAATTTAAGCGACTTCTGGCTGAGAGTGTGGAAAAAATCAAACAATCAGCTCATAAATTGGGAAATTCCATTGAAACAGCCAAGCCGTACTATGAAGCACGTCTCTATGCTTCCCAATTGGCCAAAGAGACACAAATGGCAAGTGTTAATTATGAAAAAGCCCGATCAGTTCATGCTGCAGCCAAGGAGATGGTCTACCTGGCTGAACAGGGCTTAGGAGAGAAATCAACTCTAGATACAGCTTGCCAGGAAATGCTCAGCCATGCTGCTAGTCGTGTCAATCAGTCACAGCTCGAGTGCACGGATACTCGAAATGTACTGAAGATTTGCGAACTTAAGCAGGAAGTGGCCAATAATCGCGTAGCAAAGCTTCAAGCACAGCTAAAAAGTGCAATTAGATCCTCAAG GCCCTACTACGAGACTAGGGCTAACTACAATGGATTGCTAAAGTCTCAAAAACAGAAAGTCAATGATTTGGAGGCCAGAGTGTCAGATGCCAAGATGACCTACAATGAGGCTCTGAAGAATCTCGAGAGGATCTCAGAGGAGATTCACAAAATGAGAAAGGAGAGACAGGCAATTGAAGTGGAGTATGGTGCTTCGAATTCTAGTCAAATTGAGTCAAATGATGAGTACCTGGACTTTCCGCCAAAGTTATCCACAAAATCGAGTCCTGTGCGGCAACAGAGATTTCCACCGCTCGATTGTCCGCATTTGCTGCGTGACATTGATGTAAGGAGCTTTGGGGGAACATCCTCGGAGAGCAATGGGTATCAGACGGACGATACGTCTCCGATTAAATTGGATGGGATGAGTAATTTGAATGTGGACGAATGGACGGAGATtagattgtcaaattctgaaagTACAAGCTCTGGATATTCACAAAATACAAATGGGGCAGATGATCAAACTCCCGTTGACAGTGATAGTTTCAGTTCAAGTGAAGAGAGCCGCAAGGTGACATGCACAACAGTTTTCCAGAATGAGGACGATGGGATTGtggggaagaagaagagtgagggAATTACAACGTGGATTTCAAAGTCTAGTCTGAAGAATACGGGTCGAAGGCAGAGCCTGGATCTGCTGATTGATGCCAGTGATAAAGTTAAGGATGTCTTTGCACAGGGATTCCAGAGGGTGGGAAAGACCCTCGAGAGGAGGAATAGCGAATCAGAAGTCAACAGTGAAAGCCATGATTTCTTTCTCTTCAA gtCAGATAACAAAGATGGATTGTCGGATGAACAGgtggaaaatttgaatttagatCAAGATTCCGAAATTTACCGGAACAATGACATcgacatatccaaaaaataa